The genomic DNA GGTCGGAAACAATGGCCGGGGAGGCATGGGGCGCAAAAATAATTTCACTGCCCCGCATCGATAAAATTGCGCTCACCTCCGGAAAGTGCAGGTCCCAACAGATCGCAACGCCAAAATTGAACCTGGGCGTATTAAATACCGGCAGTTCATTACCGGCGGAGAAATATGGCATCTCGCTCTTTCCCAAATGGGTCTTGCGATATTTAGTCAGGGTCCCATCGGGAAAAGCTGCCACCTGTGTAATATAGATCCGGTCCCCGGCCGATTTTTCCGCCATGCCCGCAATAATGATCAAGCCATTCTCCCGGGCTAACTGGCTTAATACTGTTGTGCTGGATCCAGGCACCGGCTCCGCCAGCTCTTGCGCCCGGGGCCGGCTATAGCCCTGGATGCACATTTCCGGAAAGCAGACAATATCTGCCCTTTGCAGCCGGGCTTCAGCCGCAAATCTGCGGATTTTAGCTAAATTGCAGGCTATATCGCCAAGCCGGGCCTCCATTTGCACCAGGCCCACCCGGATGTGTTCCATGGCTAAAGACACATCCCTTCTGTTGTATAAATACAGGCAAAAAGGGCCGCCAGGCCCTTATTTGCTTTAAAAGATAACATCCACAAACAGTGGCAAATAGGTGATTAGCAACAGAACTGAAATCAGGCTTAGTACCATTGGAATCACTGCCCGGCTGATCCGCTCAATCGGCAGCTGGGTAATAGTGCTGGCAACATAAAGGTTAATCGCAACCGGCGGAGTGATCATCCCGATGGCCAAGCCCAGAACCATGATGATCCCAAAATGGATCAGGCTGACCTCCAGATGGATTATCAGCGGCAAAAAAACCGGCGTCAGAATAATTAAGGCAGACGCTGTCTCCATAAATACCCCGGCCACAAGAATAATAACATTGATCAGGAGCAAGATCACATACTTATTCTCAGACAGGCTTAAAACCGCATTAGCAATAATGGAAGGGATCTGCCAGTTAGCCAGCACCCAGCTTAAAACGCTGGAGGTTGCAATGATAAACATGACCACAGACATGGTAACAGCAGACCTGGTAATGATATTAAATACATCCCGCCAGCCCAGGTCCTTGTAAATAAATACGGCCACAAACAGCGCCCAGTTCACAGCAATTACCGCTGCTTCGGTGGGGGTAAAAAAGCCGGAAAAAATCCCGCCCAGGATAATGACCGGTGTCATCAGCCCCCAGAAAGCACCCTTCAGGGTTTGCCATACATTGGCGAAAGAAAAAGCTGCTCCCCGGGGGTAATTATTTCTGGCTGCCTCCCGCAGAGCAATGGCAATCAGCACACCACCCATCAAGATGCCTGGGATGAAACCATTTAGAAACAGACGGCTGACAGACTCGTTGGCAATTACCGCATAAAGCACCATTGGCACTGACGGGGGAATCACCACTCCCGTACAGCCGCCGGCAGCAATCAAAGCTGCGGAAAATTCCGGCTGGTAGTTTTTTTTCTTCAGTTCAGGTACCAAAGGTGTGCCCACAGCCGCCGTGGTAGCTGCACCAGAACCGGAAATAGCGGCAAAAAACATGGAAGCCAGCACGGATACTACCCAAAGCCCACCCCGGAGGAAACCGAAAATAGACTCCGCAAACTCCACCAGTTTTTCTGACACCCTGCCTTTAGCCAGCAAATCCCCTGCCAGAATAAAAAAAGGCACCGCCACCAGAGGGAAGGAGTCTGTGCCGGCAAACATTCTTTGCGGAAGCACAATCAGATTTACCCCCGCAGTCATAAGAACAGTTATTGAGGTTAATCCGATTGCCAAAGCAATCGGCAACCCAAGCATAAACAAAATAATTAAGGTGCCGAACAAGAGGCCGGCCATCAGCTTCGCACCTCCCTGCCCGGAAACAGTTCTTCTGCCATCATTGATAAGGCATGAATAAACATGGCAGTAAACCCCAGCGGAAGGCTAATATAGACATGACTCATAGAAATACCCAGAGCGGGAGAAACCTGAAAGACCTGCAGACTGATCATCTTTACAGAATAATAGATGGCCACAGCCAAGAAAGCAACTGTTAATAGGTTGACAATCCACCTTGTGATAGTCTTTGCAAGGCCCCGCAGAAGGTCTGCGGCAAAGGTAACCGCAATATGGCTTTTCCGTTTATATGCCATGCTGGCCCCTAAAAAAGTACTCCAAACCAAAAGGTACCTGGATAGTTCTTCTGTCCAGGAAAACGCCGAGAAAAAAATACGGCTGACGATTTGCAGGGAAATTACTATTATTAAAGCTATAATCAGCAGGAACACCAGTCTGGTTATCAGCCAGTCCACCGCGTTGCTAACTTTTTGCAATAATACAATCATTTCCGGATACTTCCTTTCTCCCCAAGTCAATCAGGGCAGCGGCGCTAAAGCCGCTGCCCTGAACTTGCCACTTGCCCAAATTATTTTTTGCCCAGTTGAGCCTCAATTTCGGTAATGAGGTTGCCAAACCGGTCGCTATATTTCAGGTAAACAGGCTTCGCCGCTTCTCTGAAAGGCGCTAGGTCGGGATAGCTGATCTGCATACCCTTAGCCTCAATTTCTTTCAATTGCCTCGCCTCATTTTCGGCAATCCAGTTCCGCTGATGGGCAGCTGCTTCCTTGGCAGCGTCAACCAGTATCTTCTGGGTTTCAGGAGTGAAGTTCTTGTTAAATACATCCAGGCTCATCACAAACAGCGCAGGAGCATAGGTATGCCTGGTCATGGAGAAATACTTCTGGGTTTCAAAAAGTTTAAAGGCATATGCTACATTGACCGGATTCTCCTGCCCGTCAATGGTCCCCTGCTGCAGCGCCGTCAGGGCTTCCGCCCAGGCCATTGGGACAGCGTTAGCACCTAAGGTATTAAAAAGATCAATATACACTGGGTTTTGCATAACGCGAATTTTCAAGCCTTTCACATCAGCCGGGGCAAGCACAGGCCGTTTGGAATTGGTGAGGTTCCTAAACCCACGTTCTGCATAGGCTAAACCTTTAAGTTTCACTGTTTCCAGTTCTTTTAAAATGTTCTGGCCGATCGGCCCGTCTAAAACAGCGTAAGCGTCTTCCCGCTTGGAAAACAAGAAAGGCATTTCAAATACGGCAATCTTGGGCAGAAAATTTGCTACGGGACCGTTGGTTATAATGCCCATATCAACAGTGCCCATCTGCATTCCTTCCAAAAGGGTGCGCTCGTCTCCCAACACCGCATTCGGGAATATTTCCACCTTTACATTTCCCGCAGTTTTAGCTTCAACAATTTCCTTGAACTTCATTGCCGCAACATGATAGGGATCCTGCTCATTAACCACATGAGCCAACCTAATTACCCGGGCCTCTTGCTTTGCGGGCCCCTTAGGCTCAGCCGGCTTGGTATCCTGCCCCGTTTTTGTTCCGCCGCAGCCGGCTGCAAACGTAAGCGCCAGAACTAAAAGTACTGCCAGTAACACCCAACCCTTTTTCAACATTTCTTCCCCCTCCAAAACTATTATATCTAGAAAACATGATAAAAAGTGCTTTTCGACACGATTTCCTGAATCCCTCCCCCTCTTCGCTCCAAACTGTATAAATTAAAGCATGGGGGTCTAGATGGGTTTAATTAACCGGAAGGAAAAAGAAAAATGTGCTGCCGCTGCCCAGGCGGCTCTCCACACCCACCCGGCCGCCGTGGTTCTCGATAATGTGTTTAACAATAGCTAACCCGAGCCCGGTCCCGCCTGAACGACGGGAGCGGCCTTTATCCACCCGGTAAAACCGTTCAAAAACCCGGCCTATATCATGAGCAGGAATACCTTCACCTGAGTCTTTAACCCAGACCTTAAGCACCTGATTCTCCATCTGCGCCCCAACCGAGATCTCCCCTCCTGCAGGGGTATACTTTACTGCATTGTCTACCAGATTTACCAGCACTTGCTTCAAACGTACCCTGCTGCCGGAAACAACCGGTATTTGTTGCTGGGGAAACTCTACCCGGAATCGCAGCCTCCCGGCAGCCAGCCTTTGCTCAAACTCAGCCAGAACTTCTCCCACCAGATCTGCGATCTGCACCGGCTGCCGCTCTGGGATCTCCTTCATGGCTTCCAACCGGGACAGGTCCAACAGCTCGTCAACAAGGTCAGACAGGCGGATGGCTTCCCGGTCAATAATCTCCAGAAAACGGCGGGCTGTCACCGGATCTTCGAGGGTCCCATCCAGGAGAGTTTCGGCAAACCCCTTGATGGACGTAATTGGAGTCTTTAATTCATGGGAAACATTGGCGACAAAGTCCTTGCGGATCTGCTCCAGCCGGCGAATGGCAGTAATATCGTGCATCACCAGCAAAAATCCGGCGATTCTTTTTTCCCCGCCCGGTATCACAGCCAGGTAGACCTGCAAAACCCTCTCTTCCGGGTAGATCAAGCTAATTTCCAGCATCCCGTCCTCCTCCCCCTTTGCCATGGCCGCTACCCGTTCATTCAATTCCGGATGGCGCACCACTTCCAGGAGATGCCGGCCAGTCATGGTCTTTTCAGTCATTCCCAGAAAACGTATTGCTGCCGCATTAGCCATTTGCACCTTGACCCCAGGGTCTAAAACTATTACCCCGCTGACCAGGTGATGCAAAATTGTGGCTAACCTTTGGCGGGAGGAAGATATTTCGTTTACCTTGTCATTGATGGTAGCGGCCATTTCATTAATTGTTTGGGCAAGGGAACCAATTTCGTCATTTCGTCTGAGGCGAACCCGGTGGTGGAGATTACCAGTAGCAATAAACTTGGCAGCCTGGCTTACCTCCTTCAACGGATTCGTTATTGAAGACGCCAGGCGAAGACCGAGCAGGATCGAAAAAATTCCGGCAACAAAAACAGCTATCCCCAGCAGATGCCACAGGCGGTTAAGGTCTTGTTTCACCTGGGTATTGGGCACTGCCAGCCGCACTGCCCCCGCAATACTATCCGGCCCCCTTACAGGCAGAGCGATATAGAGCATCTCCGTCTGCAGGGCACTGTTGTAACGGGTAGAGATTCCTGTTTTACCGCTCAAAGCTGCCCGGATTTCCGGACTGGATAAATGGTTCTCCATCATGGTATAATTTTCAATGCTGTCTCCTAAAACATTACCGTCTTTCCCGATCACCGTAACCCTGAGACCAGCCTCCTTACCCAGGCGTCCGGCAAGGTCATTAATCTCCCCTGCTCCCCTACCTTCGATTATCGGGCCAGAAAATACAGTTTGGACTATCTTCGTCTGGGTCAAAAGATTATTTTCCAGATTAGCCAAAAAATAACCTTTTAAGAGCCACAACAAAAAGACACCCAGCACCAGCAAGGTACCACAAGCCAGAATCAGATAGGTTTGTGTCACTTTAGCCCTGATGCCGTAGAACATTAGACCGCCCCTTAATTCTATCTGAAATACTGCAATGTTGGTACTATTGGGTTCATTAACCGGCAAGGGTAGAGGCAAAATTTTATTCTTAGTCGTTTAATTCTTTACGCTCACCGGTGACTAAATAAATCACATCTTCTCCGATATTAGTCGCATGATCGGCGATTCTTTCCAGATAACGGCTGACAAACAGCAGGTATGTGGCCTGGGTGATTGTCCTTGGGTCTTCCATCATGTAGACCAGCAGTTCACGAAATACCTGGTTATGAAGGCTATCTACCTGATCATCGTCTTTGGCCATCCGGCAAGCCAGGTCAACGTCCTCCTGAACATAGGCATCCAGGGACTCTTTCACCATTTTCTGGGCCAGCAAGGCCATGCGGGGGATATCAATTAAGGGCTTAATTAAAGGCTGGTTGGCTATTTTTTTAGCCACCTTGGCAATATCCTCAGCATAGTCAGCCATCCGCTCCAGGTCAGTGATGATTTTAAACCCGGCACTGATCCGGCGCAGGTCCTTGGCCATGGGCTGTTGAGTTGCAATCAGCTTCAGACA from Syntrophomonadaceae bacterium includes the following:
- a CDS encoding nitrilase family protein, with product MEHIRVGLVQMEARLGDIACNLAKIRRFAAEARLQRADIVCFPEMCIQGYSRPRAQELAEPVPGSSTTVLSQLARENGLIIIAGMAEKSAGDRIYITQVAAFPDGTLTKYRKTHLGKSEMPYFSAGNELPVFNTPRFNFGVAICWDLHFPEVSAILSMRGSEIIFAPHASPAIVSDRRGSWLKYLAARAYDNSVFVAACNLVGENGEGQGFCGGTLILDPRGNVVAEDFAGSEGLLVAELDPNLINTIRRQQGKTMRDTFFLKARRPELYSDLVRRDF
- a CDS encoding TRAP transporter large permease, translating into MAGLLFGTLIILFMLGLPIALAIGLTSITVLMTAGVNLIVLPQRMFAGTDSFPLVAVPFFILAGDLLAKGRVSEKLVEFAESIFGFLRGGLWVVSVLASMFFAAISGSGAATTAAVGTPLVPELKKKNYQPEFSAALIAAGGCTGVVIPPSVPMVLYAVIANESVSRLFLNGFIPGILMGGVLIAIALREAARNNYPRGAAFSFANVWQTLKGAFWGLMTPVIILGGIFSGFFTPTEAAVIAVNWALFVAVFIYKDLGWRDVFNIITRSAVTMSVVMFIIATSSVLSWVLANWQIPSIIANAVLSLSENKYVILLLINVIILVAGVFMETASALIILTPVFLPLIIHLEVSLIHFGIIMVLGLAIGMITPPVAINLYVASTITQLPIERISRAVIPMVLSLISVLLLITYLPLFVDVIF
- a CDS encoding TRAP transporter small permease, which encodes MIVLLQKVSNAVDWLITRLVFLLIIALIIVISLQIVSRIFFSAFSWTEELSRYLLVWSTFLGASMAYKRKSHIAVTFAADLLRGLAKTITRWIVNLLTVAFLAVAIYYSVKMISLQVFQVSPALGISMSHVYISLPLGFTAMFIHALSMMAEELFPGREVRS
- a CDS encoding TRAP transporter substrate-binding protein, encoding MLKKGWVLLAVLLVLALTFAAGCGGTKTGQDTKPAEPKGPAKQEARVIRLAHVVNEQDPYHVAAMKFKEIVEAKTAGNVKVEIFPNAVLGDERTLLEGMQMGTVDMGIITNGPVANFLPKIAVFEMPFLFSKREDAYAVLDGPIGQNILKELETVKLKGLAYAERGFRNLTNSKRPVLAPADVKGLKIRVMQNPVYIDLFNTLGANAVPMAWAEALTALQQGTIDGQENPVNVAYAFKLFETQKYFSMTRHTYAPALFVMSLDVFNKNFTPETQKILVDAAKEAAAHQRNWIAENEARQLKEIEAKGMQISYPDLAPFREAAKPVYLKYSDRFGNLITEIEAQLGKK
- the phoR gene encoding phosphate regulon sensor histidine kinase PhoR, translated to MFYGIRAKVTQTYLILACGTLLVLGVFLLWLLKGYFLANLENNLLTQTKIVQTVFSGPIIEGRGAGEINDLAGRLGKEAGLRVTVIGKDGNVLGDSIENYTMMENHLSSPEIRAALSGKTGISTRYNSALQTEMLYIALPVRGPDSIAGAVRLAVPNTQVKQDLNRLWHLLGIAVFVAGIFSILLGLRLASSITNPLKEVSQAAKFIATGNLHHRVRLRRNDEIGSLAQTINEMAATINDKVNEISSSRQRLATILHHLVSGVIVLDPGVKVQMANAAAIRFLGMTEKTMTGRHLLEVVRHPELNERVAAMAKGEEDGMLEISLIYPEERVLQVYLAVIPGGEKRIAGFLLVMHDITAIRRLEQIRKDFVANVSHELKTPITSIKGFAETLLDGTLEDPVTARRFLEIIDREAIRLSDLVDELLDLSRLEAMKEIPERQPVQIADLVGEVLAEFEQRLAAGRLRFRVEFPQQQIPVVSGSRVRLKQVLVNLVDNAVKYTPAGGEISVGAQMENQVLKVWVKDSGEGIPAHDIGRVFERFYRVDKGRSRRSGGTGLGLAIVKHIIENHGGRVGVESRLGSGSTFFFFLPVN
- the phoU gene encoding phosphate signaling complex protein PhoU; protein product: MLGTRSGFDQSLKVLQQDILRMGSLVETAIAQAVEALAKQDVELAQKVIDGDAQIDELEDQIEALCLKLIATQQPMAKDLRRISAGFKIITDLERMADYAEDIAKVAKKIANQPLIKPLIDIPRMALLAQKMVKESLDAYVQEDVDLACRMAKDDDQVDSLHNQVFRELLVYMMEDPRTITQATYLLFVSRYLERIADHATNIGEDVIYLVTGERKELND